The following are encoded together in the Capsulimonas corticalis genome:
- a CDS encoding type IV secretory system conjugative DNA transfer family protein, with translation MPENEFLKALRESPDSPYYKIKAEHQNYLSQQRRIAAERQQALIAAQNEARARQLEDAAAAEKKRQRHFQEQQNMLDAIEEAKHRRWMHEPNTLLLGTVRGHPLEGLRVPVPDHLHDLYHDRNHQIELPIWFRGDEMGLTFGATGSGKFTGIIAANAMYFDGGLFVVDPKGEVCAVTGNARRKKFQKVYRLDPFDVTEFAPDAYQVPRASFNPLDALNSEAKHFDNDVCDLVEIIVTPHKDGGDGQFFIDQAKTLLTALIMFVCASPLFDGQRHLAKVHELLCVDAAHLIWLLEEMAQAPQDAIRLCATAHQGMTEKTRSGVWSQAQNDMSIFSRGAIKESTSHSTFDLAELFEGKITVYLVLPSKRLDSNNRWLRLIMATFLMEAGNRKERGATAANTLWLVDEARQLGALSSIPQAYRLLRSYGIRMWTFWQSLQDLQQTYPDDWSSMLDNSFVQLLSCNSLDTAKYFSELAGEYREGRISTSEAHGVNSSENSSVTHGSSGSGGISRGPQGTTSSWNSGGSSSRTTGTSHGTSFTESTTRSWQWDKRIRIDDILTMASDRIYLRCPRERAGFVNKHMYFDNAFLAALASGNPLYGGPRPKPLFPPLSLEQTTEDAD, from the coding sequence ATGCCTGAAAACGAGTTTCTCAAAGCCCTACGCGAAAGCCCGGACAGCCCGTATTATAAGATTAAAGCGGAGCATCAGAATTATCTCTCACAGCAACGCCGCATTGCGGCTGAACGCCAGCAAGCACTCATCGCGGCGCAAAACGAAGCGCGCGCCCGTCAGCTAGAGGATGCCGCCGCCGCAGAAAAAAAACGTCAACGACACTTTCAGGAGCAACAGAACATGCTTGATGCTATTGAAGAAGCAAAACACCGGCGCTGGATGCATGAACCGAATACGCTTTTGCTTGGCACTGTGCGCGGGCATCCCCTGGAAGGTCTTCGCGTGCCTGTGCCGGACCATTTGCATGATCTCTACCATGACCGGAATCATCAGATTGAACTCCCCATATGGTTTCGGGGTGACGAAATGGGCCTTACGTTCGGCGCGACGGGTTCAGGGAAATTTACAGGCATTATCGCTGCAAATGCGATGTATTTTGACGGTGGCCTGTTTGTGGTCGATCCTAAAGGAGAAGTTTGCGCCGTTACCGGCAACGCGCGGCGCAAGAAATTCCAGAAGGTGTATCGCTTAGATCCGTTCGACGTGACAGAATTTGCGCCGGATGCTTATCAAGTGCCGCGCGCCAGCTTTAATCCGCTCGATGCGCTTAATTCCGAAGCCAAACATTTTGACAATGATGTGTGTGACCTTGTTGAAATCATTGTGACGCCGCACAAGGACGGCGGGGACGGACAGTTTTTTATCGATCAAGCAAAAACGCTATTGACAGCCTTGATCATGTTCGTATGCGCCAGCCCCCTTTTTGACGGCCAGCGCCATTTGGCTAAGGTCCATGAATTGTTGTGTGTCGATGCCGCGCATCTGATATGGCTATTAGAAGAAATGGCGCAAGCGCCGCAAGACGCCATCCGGCTCTGCGCCACAGCGCACCAGGGCATGACAGAAAAAACGCGGAGCGGTGTCTGGTCACAAGCGCAAAATGATATGAGCATTTTTAGCCGAGGGGCGATTAAAGAGAGTACAAGCCATTCGACATTTGATTTGGCCGAATTATTTGAGGGCAAAATCACCGTTTATCTTGTCCTGCCATCTAAACGCCTTGATAGCAATAATCGATGGCTGCGTCTGATTATGGCGACTTTTCTTATGGAAGCTGGAAATCGTAAAGAAAGAGGCGCGACAGCGGCTAATACTTTATGGCTCGTTGACGAAGCAAGGCAGCTTGGTGCTCTCAGCAGTATTCCACAGGCTTATCGCCTGCTGCGTAGTTATGGCATTCGCATGTGGACCTTCTGGCAGAGCTTGCAGGACTTGCAGCAGACGTACCCAGATGATTGGAGTTCAATGCTGGATAATTCCTTCGTGCAGCTGCTGAGTTGCAATAGCTTGGATACCGCAAAATATTTTTCGGAATTGGCTGGCGAATATCGGGAAGGACGCATATCAACCAGTGAAGCGCATGGTGTCAATTCTAGCGAAAATTCGAGCGTTACACATGGTAGTTCAGGATCAGGCGGGATATCCAGAGGGCCGCAAGGGACAACATCATCATGGAATTCAGGCGGTTCATCAAGCCGCACCACAGGCACCAGTCATGGCACAAGCTTTACAGAATCCACAACGCGTTCATGGCAATGGGATAAGCGTATTCGCATCGACGATATTCTCACAATGGCTTCTGATCGAATCTATCTACGATGCCCCCGCGAGCGCGCGGGTTTTGTGAATAAGCACATGTATTTTGACAATGCGTTTTTAGCGGCGTTAGCGAGTGGCAATCCCCTTTACGGTGGGCCAAGACCCAAACCGCTCTTCCCGCCCTTGTCGCTCGAACAGACGACGGAGGATGCTGACTAA
- a CDS encoding relaxase/mobilization nuclease domain-containing protein, protein MIIKANCLKNGKKLAVYLLTENDRQQIIVLGIRGSLMEDLQSTLNAWEKEALAITKGEKPLYNVKIRLAPGETLRNEQWLQTLEVMESKLHLSNQPRAIVAHYLDGEPHLHVVYSRLDRDQGKLLKMSHDRRQLHATARQMEREFGLRELDSAPKRMRNGNQKTRSVEYKMAKESGISRSALCDMVKTAWEASTTGRQFEALLAPYGMHLTPGERRDFNLWHAGKRYDPVRLLEEVRTAEFRVKMRRDPPICQPSPLTPENICNQQEPVRVRAKHLTHQAYAAELTGQTIPATQQAPAPQLVPRRAKNLTATDANRLITAPPETQPAISWEEYVAQRAEQRETRSPEHYETLSLDL, encoded by the coding sequence ATGATTATAAAGGCAAACTGCCTCAAAAACGGCAAGAAGCTCGCGGTGTATTTATTGACGGAAAACGACCGTCAGCAGATAATCGTGTTGGGTATTCGTGGCAGCCTAATGGAGGATTTGCAATCCACTTTGAATGCCTGGGAAAAAGAAGCTCTTGCTATCACTAAAGGCGAAAAGCCGCTTTATAATGTGAAAATCCGCTTGGCGCCTGGCGAAACGCTACGAAACGAACAGTGGCTGCAAACCCTTGAAGTCATGGAAAGCAAATTGCACCTTAGCAACCAACCGCGTGCGATCGTTGCCCATTACTTAGATGGTGAGCCGCATCTGCACGTGGTCTATTCCCGGCTCGACCGCGACCAAGGCAAGCTGCTCAAAATGAGCCATGACCGGCGGCAACTTCACGCGACTGCCCGGCAGATGGAACGAGAATTTGGCCTACGTGAATTAGATAGCGCACCGAAACGCATGCGTAATGGCAATCAAAAAACGCGCTCTGTTGAATATAAGATGGCAAAGGAAAGTGGCATCAGCCGAAGCGCGCTTTGCGATATGGTCAAAACAGCATGGGAGGCTAGCACGACCGGACGCCAGTTTGAGGCGTTGCTCGCACCATACGGGATGCATTTGACGCCTGGCGAACGCCGTGATTTCAATCTATGGCATGCGGGAAAGCGTTATGATCCCGTGCGGTTGCTGGAAGAAGTGCGCACGGCGGAGTTCCGCGTTAAAATGCGACGCGACCCGCCAATTTGTCAGCCCTCTCCGTTGACGCCCGAAAATATCTGTAACCAACAGGAGCCAGTTCGAGTACGGGCTAAGCATCTTACGCATCAGGCGTATGCCGCTGAACTGACCGGACAAACAATCCCGGCCACGCAGCAAGCGCCTGCGCCGCAACTTGTGCCGCGCCGAGCGAAAAATCTGACCGCAACGGACGCCAATCGTTTAATCACCGCGCCGCCTGAGACGCAACCGGCTATATCCTGGGAAGAATATGTCGCGCAACGCGCTGAACAACGTGAGACAAGAAGCCCTGAACATTATGAAACGCTCAGCCTTGATCTTTAG
- a CDS encoding plasmid mobilization protein — MKTEPKRTRFVGVRFTPEEFAQLETLAQAAQVELSAYIRHVLVKAKAPQRARNKSPNIAALGQALVALNRIGTNINQIAHQANIAGNADVYRQAQDDRKMLITAAQAVIAAMEN; from the coding sequence ATGAAAACAGAACCAAAACGCACACGCTTTGTCGGCGTGAGATTTACACCGGAAGAATTTGCCCAGCTGGAAACGCTGGCCCAAGCCGCCCAAGTGGAGTTGTCCGCTTACATCCGTCACGTCCTGGTGAAAGCCAAAGCGCCACAGCGGGCACGTAACAAATCGCCCAACATAGCTGCGCTCGGCCAGGCGTTGGTGGCTCTCAACCGGATCGGCACAAACATCAATCAGATCGCGCACCAAGCGAATATCGCCGGTAACGCTGACGTTTATCGTCAAGCACAGGACGACCGCAAGATGCTGATAACCGCCGCGCAAGCGGTGATCGCCGCGATGGAAAATTAA
- a CDS encoding ArdC family protein — MPTLHPRNAATQRPKETISRADVYTRITDQIIKAIEAGAQTCTMPWHAPDIALAIPRNAMTQKAYRGVNIVALLAEAQAHHYPEAKWATYRQWSDLGYQVNKGEKSACAVFWKPLDIDATGKSESDHVTEDADTPQSRWVARAFALFNIAQTANYEPPVTQPPRPGHERIAEIEHFIKALGPDIRHGGNRAFYRPATDHIQMPPFNCFVDPFSYYSTLTHEVTHWTGHTSRLNRELKTRFGTESYAAEELIAELGSAFLCADLGLSSESRPENAAYIDNWLTVLKRDTRAIFAAASYAQRAVDFMHDLRGAAPQPEVTAVVSRSIQQSLCL, encoded by the coding sequence ATGCCCACTCTCCATCCTCGCAATGCCGCGACGCAACGCCCAAAAGAAACAATCAGCCGTGCCGACGTTTATACGCGCATAACCGATCAAATCATCAAAGCCATTGAAGCAGGCGCACAAACTTGCACGATGCCCTGGCACGCACCGGATATCGCTTTGGCTATCCCGCGCAACGCCATGACGCAGAAAGCTTATCGAGGCGTGAACATCGTCGCCTTGCTTGCCGAAGCGCAGGCGCATCACTATCCCGAAGCAAAATGGGCGACCTACAGACAATGGAGCGATCTCGGCTATCAGGTGAACAAAGGCGAAAAAAGCGCCTGTGCGGTGTTCTGGAAACCTCTGGACATTGATGCTACAGGGAAGTCAGAAAGCGATCATGTCACTGAGGATGCCGACACGCCACAAAGCCGCTGGGTGGCGCGCGCCTTCGCGTTATTCAATATCGCCCAAACAGCGAACTATGAGCCGCCCGTAACACAACCGCCACGCCCCGGCCATGAACGCATCGCCGAGATCGAGCATTTCATCAAGGCGCTTGGCCCGGATATCCGTCATGGTGGCAACCGCGCCTTTTACCGTCCGGCAACGGATCATATCCAGATGCCGCCTTTTAACTGCTTTGTCGATCCGTTCTCTTACTACTCCACATTGACGCATGAAGTGACGCACTGGACCGGCCATACCTCGCGGCTGAACCGTGAACTAAAAACACGCTTTGGCACGGAAAGCTACGCCGCCGAGGAGCTGATCGCCGAGCTGGGTTCGGCCTTCCTTTGCGCGGATTTGGGCCTCAGTTCAGAATCAAGGCCAGAGAATGCGGCTTACATTGATAATTGGCTAACAGTCCTCAAGCGCGATACGCGCGCAATTTTCGCCGCTGCGAGTTACGCCCAACGCGCTGTCGATTTTATGCATGATCTGCGTGGTGCCGCGCCGCAGCCAGAGGTTACAGCCGTCGTCTCACGTTCTATCCAGCAATCTTTGTGCTTATAA
- a CDS encoding AlpA family phage regulatory protein: MLVNLKGERILRLRETLLRTGLSRSTLYELIRKNEFPSSVSIGARAVGWMDSEISAWISARAATRRPPRG, from the coding sequence ATGTTAGTTAATCTTAAAGGTGAGCGCATTTTGCGCTTGCGCGAAACCCTGCTGCGCACCGGCCTCAGCCGTTCCACTCTCTACGAACTAATCCGCAAGAACGAATTTCCGTCTTCTGTCAGCATTGGCGCGCGCGCCGTGGGATGGATGGACAGCGAGATTAGCGCCTGGATTTCGGCGCGTGCGGCAACCCGTCGCCCCCCGCGAGGTTAA
- a CDS encoding tyrosine-type recombinase/integrase has product MALTELALKNLKPKSKPYRVPDGGNLSIEVSPAGGKHWRWRYVFAGKPDILSLGKYPAVSLAEARKRCDEVREILKSGKHPGRERRAEKQRQIAAADDNFASFARDWLKTKHRAESKKYRQQCLKRMQDHVFPRIGNLSIPEITAPMIVRVIEAIGAAGTIETAKRMGQLLKQIFRYGVQRGLCSTNPAADLQDVLPRPKKKHHACIHPRDMTELLQAMAAYKGEKITVHAMHLMALTFVRTSELIAARWDEVDWEKRQWDIPKERMKMKRPHVVPLCDQSIATLTALRDLTGDKSHIFFSAASKSKHLSNGVILMALDRMGYHGLMTGHGFRSLASTILNENGFNRDVVERQLAHEDEDEVRSAYNRAEYLAERVKMMQWWGDHLDEMRAKIIEPRKKKVANLSPERQRANEMTNGVKSRLRVGTARLA; this is encoded by the coding sequence ATGGCACTTACAGAATTAGCTCTCAAAAACCTAAAACCGAAGTCCAAGCCCTATAGGGTGCCGGACGGCGGCAATCTTAGTATTGAAGTCTCGCCTGCTGGCGGCAAGCATTGGCGATGGCGCTATGTGTTTGCGGGCAAACCGGATATTCTGTCTTTGGGTAAATACCCTGCTGTCTCACTTGCCGAGGCGCGCAAGCGGTGCGACGAAGTGCGAGAAATTCTCAAAAGCGGCAAGCATCCAGGGCGCGAAAGACGGGCGGAGAAGCAACGGCAGATCGCTGCCGCCGACGACAACTTTGCGTCATTTGCGCGCGACTGGCTCAAAACCAAGCACCGCGCCGAAAGCAAAAAATATCGGCAACAATGCCTAAAACGGATGCAAGATCACGTGTTCCCAAGGATTGGCAATCTATCCATACCAGAAATAACCGCCCCAATGATTGTGAGGGTAATTGAAGCAATCGGTGCCGCTGGAACGATTGAAACGGCCAAGCGCATGGGACAGCTACTCAAACAAATTTTTCGTTACGGCGTTCAGCGTGGCCTTTGCTCGACTAATCCTGCGGCGGATCTTCAAGACGTTCTGCCACGCCCTAAGAAAAAACATCATGCCTGCATTCATCCTCGCGACATGACAGAGCTTTTGCAGGCTATGGCGGCCTACAAGGGCGAAAAGATCACTGTTCATGCCATGCATTTGATGGCTCTAACATTTGTCCGTACCAGTGAGCTGATTGCAGCCAGATGGGATGAGGTCGATTGGGAAAAGCGGCAATGGGATATCCCTAAAGAACGCATGAAAATGAAACGCCCGCATGTCGTGCCGCTATGCGATCAATCTATCGCTACCTTGACTGCACTGCGTGATCTGACTGGCGATAAATCGCACATATTTTTTAGTGCGGCCAGCAAGTCAAAACATTTGAGTAATGGGGTAATTTTGATGGCGTTGGATCGCATGGGCTATCACGGCCTGATGACTGGCCATGGTTTTCGCAGCCTTGCTTCAACCATTTTGAACGAAAATGGCTTTAACCGTGATGTAGTCGAACGACAACTAGCCCATGAAGATGAGGACGAAGTACGATCAGCTTATAACCGTGCGGAATATTTGGCCGAGCGCGTAAAAATGATGCAATGGTGGGGCGATCATCTTGATGAAATGCGCGCAAAAATTATAGAACCAAGAAAGAAGAAAGTCGCCAATTTATCACCCGAACGCCAACGGGCGAACGAGATGACTAATGGTGTAAAATCTCGCCTAAGGGTTGGCACAGCACGTTTAGCTTAA
- a CDS encoding class I SAM-dependent DNA methyltransferase: MILVEFIAKWQKSQLTEKSAAQSHFIDLCRVLEKSEPTSDATGHDYSFEKGTIKTGGGSGFADVWKRGLFAWEYKGKKKNLAEAYQQLLKYREDLENPPLLVVCDLNRFEVHTNFTGTVKSVFAFDLVDLGAGIPTATCAMPPLDVLRALFEDPNRLRPNQTTVALTQDAANNFGQLARNLIEAGFDPHPVSRFLIRVLFCLFAEDAGLLPPKLFTSIIEKTKIRPAEFGQRLGLLFAAMASGGSFGADDIKHFNGGLFNDAQTLPLTRNDLSILVECAELDWSSIEPSIFGTLFERSLDPQKRSQLGAHYTSRDDILLIVEPVLMAPLRRQWELVQQQAQAIVNRREKVKTLASKRKASQDLSALLKRFQDVLVAVRVLDPACGSGNFLYVALRALLDLEKDVIIFAISNDAGGFFPAVGPEQMHGLEVNEYAHELAPITVWIGYIQWLRDAGFGQPSEPILRPLDTILEYDAVLSYDASGKVLEPEWPSADIVIGNPPFLGDKKMLSELGSSYVADLRKLYKGRIPGGADLVTYWFERTRQLIQDGKIKRAGLLSTNSIRTGANRAVLDHIQQSGSIFMAWDDRPWVLDGAAVRVSIVGFDDGAELTRTLNGQTVPSINADLSSRPDVTKAIVLPENDNLMFLGMMKSGPFDIDARTAQIMLSAPVNVNGRPNSDVVKPRLAGKDITGRIRRRWIIDFNNCSEQDALQYELPFEYVRMHVKPLRNENSDIHMRKNWWLHGRSRPALRAALAGKARCIVTPEVAKYRLFVWMDTTWIPDHKLHVCARDDDYFFGVLHSRVHEVWSLAHCSWMGAGNDPSYSSSRTFGTFPFPWAPGLEPTPDTRIDAIANCARSLDFKRNAWLNPPGATPTDLKKRTLTDLYNSRPAWLIALHATLDASVLAAYGWPINLSDEELLQRLLSLNHARAHTPDLPQP; the protein is encoded by the coding sequence TTGATTCTCGTTGAGTTCATCGCGAAGTGGCAAAAGTCTCAGTTAACCGAAAAATCTGCTGCCCAGTCGCATTTTATTGATCTCTGCCGCGTTCTTGAGAAATCGGAACCTACATCGGACGCAACAGGTCATGATTATTCCTTTGAGAAAGGAACGATCAAAACCGGTGGAGGATCAGGATTTGCCGATGTTTGGAAACGTGGTTTATTTGCCTGGGAATATAAAGGAAAGAAAAAGAACCTGGCTGAGGCCTACCAACAACTCTTGAAATACCGAGAGGATTTGGAAAATCCACCCCTCCTCGTCGTATGTGACCTGAATCGGTTTGAGGTCCACACTAATTTTACAGGAACCGTAAAGAGTGTGTTTGCCTTCGATTTGGTTGATCTTGGAGCTGGCATTCCCACGGCAACCTGTGCAATGCCGCCCCTAGACGTTCTACGCGCCCTATTTGAAGATCCCAATAGACTGCGCCCCAACCAAACTACCGTAGCACTTACCCAAGACGCAGCTAACAACTTTGGCCAACTGGCCCGGAACTTAATCGAAGCTGGCTTCGACCCTCATCCAGTTTCTCGCTTTCTCATTCGGGTCTTATTCTGTTTGTTTGCAGAAGATGCAGGCCTGCTGCCCCCAAAGCTCTTTACTTCTATCATTGAGAAAACCAAAATCCGCCCTGCGGAGTTCGGTCAGCGCCTCGGATTACTATTTGCCGCTATGGCAAGCGGTGGATCATTTGGAGCCGATGACATAAAGCATTTTAATGGTGGGCTATTCAATGACGCACAAACTCTTCCGTTGACAAGGAATGATCTCTCGATCCTTGTAGAATGCGCCGAACTAGATTGGTCCAGCATCGAACCATCCATTTTTGGCACACTGTTTGAGCGTAGTCTCGATCCACAGAAGCGATCTCAACTCGGAGCTCATTATACAAGTCGTGATGATATTCTGCTTATTGTGGAGCCTGTCCTCATGGCCCCACTCCGTCGACAGTGGGAACTAGTGCAACAACAGGCGCAGGCGATAGTCAACCGTCGCGAAAAGGTTAAAACATTGGCCAGCAAGCGCAAGGCCAGCCAGGACCTTTCGGCTCTCCTGAAGCGATTTCAGGATGTACTCGTGGCGGTACGAGTTCTTGACCCGGCGTGCGGTAGTGGAAATTTCCTATATGTTGCCCTTCGAGCGTTATTGGATTTAGAAAAAGATGTTATAATCTTCGCCATTTCCAATGATGCTGGTGGTTTTTTTCCTGCGGTCGGCCCGGAACAGATGCACGGACTTGAAGTGAATGAATATGCACATGAATTGGCACCCATTACTGTGTGGATTGGCTATATTCAGTGGCTAAGGGATGCTGGGTTTGGTCAACCCAGTGAACCTATCTTGCGACCGCTGGATACTATACTTGAATATGATGCAGTTCTCTCGTACGACGCAAGCGGAAAAGTGTTAGAGCCCGAGTGGCCTAGCGCTGATATCGTCATCGGCAATCCTCCATTCCTGGGTGACAAAAAGATGTTGAGCGAATTAGGCTCGTCCTACGTAGCCGATTTGCGCAAACTGTATAAGGGTCGAATACCTGGGGGAGCAGATCTGGTTACCTACTGGTTTGAGCGCACCCGCCAGCTCATTCAGGATGGAAAGATCAAACGAGCGGGCCTGCTCTCTACCAATTCCATTCGCACTGGAGCTAACCGAGCAGTTCTTGATCACATACAACAGTCGGGAAGCATCTTTATGGCCTGGGATGATCGTCCCTGGGTACTCGATGGGGCAGCCGTTCGGGTATCCATAGTTGGGTTTGACGATGGGGCCGAACTTACCCGAACGCTGAACGGACAGACTGTGCCGTCTATTAACGCTGATTTGTCGAGCCGCCCCGATGTTACCAAAGCCATCGTATTGCCTGAAAATGATAATCTCATGTTTCTTGGAATGATGAAAAGTGGACCATTTGATATTGATGCTCGCACAGCTCAGATAATGCTATCGGCACCGGTAAACGTCAATGGTAGACCAAACTCAGATGTGGTGAAACCCAGGCTTGCTGGCAAAGATATCACTGGACGAATTCGCAGACGCTGGATCATCGATTTCAACAATTGCTCAGAGCAGGACGCTTTACAATACGAGCTTCCATTTGAGTACGTTCGAATGCATGTGAAGCCGTTGCGCAATGAGAATAGCGACATACACATGAGGAAGAATTGGTGGCTGCATGGCCGCTCACGCCCCGCCTTACGTGCGGCACTTGCTGGCAAAGCTCGATGCATTGTCACTCCTGAGGTCGCTAAGTATCGTCTCTTCGTATGGATGGATACGACTTGGATTCCGGACCATAAATTACATGTTTGTGCTCGGGATGATGACTATTTTTTTGGAGTACTGCATTCGCGTGTTCACGAGGTCTGGTCTCTGGCCCATTGCTCTTGGATGGGAGCTGGTAATGATCCAAGCTACTCTTCCTCGCGAACATTCGGTACTTTTCCATTTCCCTGGGCACCTGGGCTTGAACCTACTCCCGACACGCGAATTGATGCCATTGCCAATTGCGCCCGTTCCCTGGACTTCAAGCGAAATGCATGGCTTAATCCTCCAGGCGCTACCCCAACCGATTTGAAGAAACGGACACTCACTGATCTCTACAATTCTCGCCCTGCATGGCTTATCGCGCTTCATGCAACTCTCGACGCATCTGTGCTTGCCGCCTATGGATGGCCAATCAACCTATCGGATGAAGAATTGCTGCAACGTCTCCTCTCGCTCAACCACGCGCGAGCTCATACCCCAGATTTACCTCAGCCGTAA